A section of the Macadamia integrifolia cultivar HAES 741 chromosome 9, SCU_Mint_v3, whole genome shotgun sequence genome encodes:
- the LOC122090093 gene encoding uncharacterized protein LOC122090093, which yields MDMDSKPSSANNNLSITVERNPSESRLSELGIKSWPKWGCPPGKFPLKFDAEETCYLLRGKVRAYTKGSPEFVEFGAGDLVTIPKGLSCTWDVMVAVDKHYKFDSS from the exons atggaCATGGATTCCAAGCCCAGCTCAGCAAATAATAATCTCAGTATAACAGTAGAGAGAAATCCATCTGAATCACGCTTATCTGAACTGGGTATCAAGTCATGGCCTAA ATGGGGTTGTCCACCAGGAAAATTCCCTCTGAAATTTGATGCAGAAGAGACTTGTTACTTACTGAGAGGGAAAGTGAGAGCTTACACAAAAGGGTCGCCGGAGTTTGTAGAGTTTGGTGCCGGAGATCTTGTAACTATCCCAAAGGGTCTCAGTTGCACTTGGGATGTAATGGTTGCTGTTGATAAGCACTACAAATTTGATTCTTCTTag